One Bythopirellula goksoeyrii genomic window, CGACCAGATTGCCGCCGGTGGCGCCAGCGGCTGTCAGTATGTCAATCACGTCAGAAACATGGTTTTGACTTTCCCCAAGCAAGCGGACGATCTTTCGATCAAGCCACGTTTGGATCAGTTCGGCTGACTGAACGAGACTCAGGGGTCTGCTGAAGGCACTTGGTTTCGTGCTTACCCGCAAGAAAGAAAAAACGACAGGATGGACCAGACCTACAGATTCATCGCCCGACAGAAGGTTTTCCCACCACTTTTTGGCAGCAATGTGCTTAGGCGACGCAGTGTCATACGCATAAAGTATTAGGCTAGAGTCAGGTATGATCAAGAGTTCGAATCCCTTGCTGAGGACTCTGAATCTTTCAGCCTCTCTTCCAGCTTTCGCGTGACCTCAAGATAACCCTCCACTTCCCATTCGGTTTCCAGATCGTGAACGTTGGCGATGTCGATACCTGATCGAACGCCCATGTTCTTCGCCTCCACAACAAATGGCTTTTCGTCCTTTTCGACTACCACATCGGCCAAACCTCGCCGAATAGCACGGTTGAGCGTCGCCTTGAAACTCTGCCCTGTCTGCTGCATGGCTTGCTTGAGTAGAAGCTCGACATCGGGATCGACAGTGACGGTGGTTCTCATATTGCAATCATAGCATCAGAATAAGTTGCTATCAAGATGCGAAGCATATGGAGGGATGCGGCCGCGCGAGATGCGCATATCCAACAAATCTTGCTTGATTCTGCGCATCACGGCGGGAGTTTTGTCGTGGCCAATTTTTGAAAACGGAAAAATAAAATAAAAAACTCGGAGAGACGAATGTGTTTTACCACTTTTTTTATAGTGTTTTCCTGAAATCGAGGCCGTAGTTTTGTAAACAAAAATCCGGCTCCCCGCTGACAAAATCTCAACTACTTTCGGCAACCGGAGGCCAGCAACCAACCGACGGATCTCGAGCCCGGACCATCCACCAGCCGTCCCGGGGTCGTCGGGACGGCTGATTCGGCTGACTGTGTTTCAAGGTTCAGTTGTCAATGAACGGCACAGCACAACCACCCGAAACAACGAGAGCTTGTACCGCGAGACTCATTTTCTCAAATCGGGTGGCCGAATTCTACAATTTTTTTTGTGCCATCTATGGAAGCTTCCACGAAGCAACCATTGGAGAGCCGCGAACGTTAGTGACCGGACTGGGTCGAGAATCGAGAGCCAGAATCGTAGGCCGAGAACAAGCCGTGCGCAGTTCCGGCAATGCTAAGGAAAGCGAGAGCGGAAGGTCAAGAGCCGGAGAGCGGCTGTTTAGTCTCTCGCAGAGACGCAGAGGCGCAGAGGAAAAAGAGGAGGTTGCAGTGCGTACACTGGTGTGCCTAGCAAAGTAAATTTGATTATTCTTGTTAGTTTCGTTGGTAGCTGAATTCGCGAGAATTCAGCCGTACGCAGAACCTGCCTCGAGCAATCTGAATTCTTGCGAATTCGGCTACAAGTGCGATCCGACGATGAGCTGCGATGGGGACACCTATCCTCAAGCATTGCTGTAAGTCGCTACTCTGGCCGGTGTCAGTCGGATACATAAGCGGCCTGAACCACATTCTGTGGTTGGGACATGCTATATTGCGCTCCGTCGTAGGGAGTGAGCTTCGTTTTGATGTCCGCGGGAGAGTGTCGCCAGATTGCGCCGGTAGCAGAGTCGGCAGCGAGTCCCAAGGGCCCGCCAATGAGTAAATTACCGGCAACCCAAGGGTTCATTTTGGGATTAATCGGCACTCGGGTTGGTTGGAAACCAGGTTTGGCAATCGTAGCTACGTATCGCGGAGGCTTTCTCAAGATGCCATTGCCCCGTTTCAGGCTAACTTTTGCGGGAGTCATGGCTGTGGCTACCGTTTCACCGTTCTCGTTCTGAATCACGACATTGGCCTGTGGTGGGTAGCTCTTGATGGCAACATCGTTGTTGCGACCGCTGACAATCGAAGCGCATCCACTTCCAACACCAAGACTAAGAAGCGTAAGGCCCAAACAGATCCGCTGTGAAGGATTCATGGTCGCCAACATGTCGAAGAGAATTTAACGAAGAGTTCTGCCACATCGGATCGGTTATACGACGACACGGCGTGAAGTTTTCACTATCGGCCTGAACAGCCTGAGGGCTTTAACATTGATATGCTAGCGGTTGCCATTTCTTGCTGATTTCGATTTAAGGTTTCACTCTTCGAAGCCAATATCCAGGCTGCCGGGAAGCATGTGAAACGGCGATGATCACAACTTCATCAGGCTCGATCAAGAAGTGGATGACATGCCTGAAGCGCTCCACGTAAGTGTAGCGCAGGTCGAGATCAGCAGTGGCAAATCCGCTCTTGGCGAATCGGTGAGGATTTGCTTCGATCTTGGAAAGAGTGTGATCCACAATCCGCCAAAATTCATGACCCAAGCCAGGGGACTGCGAATCGAGCCAGAGAGCCGCATCGGCAATCTCTTCGATTGCCGGGGAAATGATTCGGGACTTCAATTGCTTGGGCCTGCGGAGATTCTTTTCTCAAGGATTTCTCTGGCATCATCGAGACTGACACTTTCCATCTCGCCGTTGCGATACTTCTCAACACGACTACGAAGCTCCTGGCCATATTCTTCCGATGAGATTTCCTCGCCAGGCAATTCGAGGCTTTGCAGGATCTGGACCGCTAACTCCGCTCGTTGCGTTTGCGTCAGGGACAGAATCGATTCGATAAGTGGGTTCGCTGAAGTAGCCATACTTCGATTATGACTGATGGGACCGTTCACGACAATCTATTTCCACTCGACTCCGCCCGCTGTCCAATGACACCCCGGACCAAAGTGTTGGTCCGGCTAGGGATCTAGTAGGGGAAAAGGACAGATTCGTGTGCTAGAATAGCAACCAAGTTGCGGCTCGCCCACCTCCAGATTGCTCTGCCGAAATTGGAGTCAGCCGAGTAGTGAAGCAAGCAGAACTCTATTCGTAGTGAGCCCACATCCGTAGAATTTTTACTATCTTTTCTTCCTCTAGGACCTGATACACGAGGCGATGCTGGATGTTTATTCTTCTTGAAATAGCTCCTCTCAGGTCCCCCACAAGTCTTTCGTAGGGAGGTGGGTCTTGATAGGGGTTCTTTTTAAGAGTGGCCAAGAGCTTCTGAATCTTTGGTTTTAGGCCAGAAGATGCGGCCTTCTTCGCGTCTTTTTTCGCCTGTTTTGTGTAAACAAGCTTCCATTGCGTATCGGTCACCAGTCTAATTCCGTTTCCAAATCATCCGCTGGTGTTTGCATTCCCTCAACAATGGATTCACGCATGCCTGGAATTCCTAAAAGATGAAGCGTCTCTTGAATTGCGCGCCAGTCATCTTCAGAGATAAGCACTGCGTTTTTACGCTTGCCAGTGATTAATACAGGGCTGCTTGTGCTAGTAACCGAATCGATGAGGTTGTAGAGATCGGCTCGTGCTTTTGTGGCGGGGATGTCTTTCATACCTAAAGCGTACGCTATTACGTACGCCTAGTCAAATCGATTCAATTATTGCGGCTCATAAGAAGTTTGTACGCCAGAGGCCAGTAAAAAACCCCGCGCGGGACGAATCCCGGCGGGGTCTTGTTTTGCTTAGCCGACGTGCGGCTTAAGGAAAGCTATGGGGACACTCTAATCCATGTGATGTTGTAAGTCGGTGCTTCGGTTACAACCACCTCGCTGGGACAGCAGATAATCCCTAGTACTCTGGTTAGGCTTTCCTAAAATTCAAGATTTTGAGTAGGCTACCAAACTCTATTGGGTCCAATTGTTTGATGATCGAAGTGCCTTTGTTATCGATTGAAGCAAGATTGGCGGGACAACGAACTGGCTCAGTATGAATAAAGTTGTCTTGTTCAGAGTTGATTAGCCTTCCAACCGGAATCGTTTTCTTTGCGTACTGCTTAGTTGTAAAATAGAACGCTCGAAACCATCGCTCACCTCTTTCTTTACTAAGTTCTTCGCAAATTAACATGGGCCGTTGCTTGCCTTCGACTTCATAGACAAGGTGATCTTTTTTATGGGACTTTTTATCCGCAGGCTTTGCAGACTCCAAGTGCAGATGTACAAACTGCACGATGTCACCAGGAGTTAATCTGGGAGGGAGAATCATTGCTCGTCATCCTCACCAGCGGTATTACCACCATACATAATGCTCATTAGTCGCCGAGATTCTTTGACATCGTCGTCCATAAATCCTTCAGGCCAGTTCTTGATTCGGCCATGGTCGTCAATTTCGATACGCTCAAGCGAAGAACACTGATAAATACCATAAGTCTCGTCTAATTTATCCAGGCTGGCGAAGTAGATACCGATATTTGCTTGGCCGAGGGCAATCTTTTCCTCCAATATTTCTCGCAGGACTCTGCGAATTATCAGGTCGCTATGGGTTTCAATTAGCATATATTTTCCTGATTTGGCTTGGTGCATCAAGAACTCAGCAACTCGGAGTTGAAGGCTGGGATGCAAATGGACTTCAGGGTTTTCGACAGCCATAACTTCGAAGCGCCACATCAAGCCGGCTTGCACAATCAACGGCAGAAGCTGATGAAAGCCAGAACTCATTTGCCGGGGACTTGTCGGTTCATAACCAAAGCATTTTTGTCCAATTCGGGAAGCACTGCTAAACCCAGCGTAATGATGCTCATAAATTTCTATAAGGCGATCTCTACCCAATAAGTTTGAACCGTCCTTTCTCAAGTAACCAGTAGGAGCATCTCCCCATCCTCTAGATCTCGACAATAAGGAGCCGTCTTCATTGTGCCCTTCATCAATGACTATTGTTACGTTATCCAATAGAGTCTCCAACCACTTCGCTACGAATCCTTCAAACAAGTAGTCTTCATGCGGAGGGCATTCTGAAATGGGATCCATATGCATGTATGCAAACTGTCGCTGCAGCCACCAAGTTGCTTCTCCTTCCAAACCAACATGTCTAGAGTTGATGACTTCATCGCCGTCGAAAGGATAGCGGTCTGGATCTTGGTGCATTATATCTGAATAGTCGTGTTTGACCCTGATTGCACTGATATCGAAGAAACCTGAGAGAAGGATTGAGAGTAATT contains:
- a CDS encoding TA system VapC family ribonuclease toxin; its protein translation is MIIPDSSLILYAYDTASPKHIAAKKWWENLLSGDESVGLVHPVVFSFLRVSTKPSAFSRPLSLVQSAELIQTWLDRKIVRLLGESQNHVSDVIDILTAAGATGGNLVVDAQIAAIAKAHEATVHTADRDFQRFRGIACYYPLDDVVSK
- a CDS encoding type II toxin-antitoxin system RelE/ParE family toxin, whose product is MKSRIISPAIEEIADAALWLDSQSPGLGHEFWRIVDHTLSKIEANPHRFAKSGFATADLDLRYTYVERFRHVIHFLIEPDEVVIIAVSHASRQPGYWLRRVKP
- a CDS encoding addiction module protein gives rise to the protein MATSANPLIESILSLTQTQRAELAVQILQSLELPGEEISSEEYGQELRSRVEKYRNGEMESVSLDDAREILEKRISAGPSN
- a CDS encoding Txe/YoeB family addiction module toxin → MTDTQWKLVYTKQAKKDAKKAASSGLKPKIQKLLATLKKNPYQDPPPYERLVGDLRGAISRRINIQHRLVYQVLEEEKIVKILRMWAHYE
- a CDS encoding type II toxin-antitoxin system Phd/YefM family antitoxin; amino-acid sequence: MKDIPATKARADLYNLIDSVTSTSSPVLITGKRKNAVLISEDDWRAIQETLHLLGIPGMRESIVEGMQTPADDLETELDW
- a CDS encoding DUF3696 domain-containing protein, which encodes MDANLALRAITLCGIGSYLHGSRLDIKPLTILCGTNGSGKSTWLKAINILNRSLDRPDFPFSLSFEDNNFDDLEFTNAAIHLSDPSVPEASYKDQELKRNFGLPGTIGLEFEATSDFELSTAEHDDVNRYIEMQKFFWLGKCSKGTRFQVRISHPTTTWESSTVCGLRHMVELRVNEEYVICFEGIDDIDSGNSETYSVKCSAEFVPGITVIDEAKLIELAHYQPSRNHVSEFKGVMDECSVLQVVETAITRFRELLSILLSGFFDISAIRVKHDYSDIMHQDPDRYPFDGDEVINSRHVGLEGEATWWLQRQFAYMHMDPISECPPHEDYLFEGFVAKWLETLLDNVTIVIDEGHNEDGSLLSRSRGWGDAPTGYLRKDGSNLLGRDRLIEIYEHHYAGFSSASRIGQKCFGYEPTSPRQMSSGFHQLLPLIVQAGLMWRFEVMAVENPEVHLHPSLQLRVAEFLMHQAKSGKYMLIETHSDLIIRRVLREILEEKIALGQANIGIYFASLDKLDETYGIYQCSSLERIEIDDHGRIKNWPEGFMDDDVKESRRLMSIMYGGNTAGEDDEQ